One genomic region from Neoarius graeffei isolate fNeoGra1 chromosome 4, fNeoGra1.pri, whole genome shotgun sequence encodes:
- the or90a1 gene encoding odorant receptor 134-1, with the protein MNSTGTLVRDTFNNAFAKNFILVGVWISLSYINGSVVATFFSNRIFYEDSRYILFIHMVINDAVQLTVTVALFIVSYIYYAINVSVCCVFILVAVFTTRNTPVNLAGMAIERYIAICEPLRHTQICTVQRTYLLIGFIWFICIVPDITDLFITLAMEPISFFYSSVMCLRQNIFKDPVLLYKKQVFDAIYFSLVFLILIYTYLKVLFAAWAISTEKTSAQKARNTILLHGAQLLMCMLSYVSPSVEVILNIIFPGHILAIRYANYLIIYILPRFLGPIIYGVRDHKFCKYLKRYFIIVQCKSSTRIDSQEEDN; encoded by the coding sequence ATGAACTCAACTGGAACACTGGTACGAGACACATTCAACAATGCATTTGCAAAGAATTTCATTTTGGTGGGAGTGTGGATTAGCTTGAGCTACATTAATGGTAGTGTGGTAGCTACCTTCTTCAGTAACCGGATCTTTTATGAAGACTCACGCTATATTCTTTTCATTCACATGGTCATAAACGATGCAGTGCAGCTGACTGTCACAGTGGCTCTGTTCATAGTGAGTTACATTTACTATGCCATCAATGTCTCTGTCTGCTGTGTCTTTATCCTTGTGGCTGTCTTTACCACACGCAACACACCCGTAAACCTGGCTGGAATGGCTATTGAACGCTACATTGCCATTTGTGAACCTCTACGTCATACTCAGATCTGCACTGTACAGCGCACTTATCTCCTCATTGGATTTATCTGGTTCATCTGCATAGTACCTGACATCACTGATCTCTTTATAACTCTGGCTATGGAACCTATCAGCTTCTTCTATAGTTCTGTGATGTGTCTGCGCCAAAATATATTTAAAGACCCAGTGCTTCTGTACAAGAAGCAAGTCTTTGATGCAATCTACTTCTCTCTAGTCTTCCTCATACTAATCTATACATACCTGAAGGTTCTGTTTGCAGCCTGGGCCATCTCTACTGAGAAAACATCTGCTCAGAAGGCAAGAAACACTATTTTGCTACATGGAGCTCAACTTCTCATGTGCATGCTGTCCTATGTTTCTCCCAGTGTTGAGGTCATTCTAAACATTATCTTCCCTGGGCATATCCTGGCAATCCGCTATGCCAACTATCTCATTATCTACATCTTGCCACGTTTTCTAGGTCCAATCATATATGGAGTGCGAGATCATAAGTTCTGCAAGTATCTGAAAAGGTATTTTATAATTGTTCAGTGCAAATCCAGCACAAGAATAGACAGCCAAGAGGAAGATAATTAA